A single region of the Salipaludibacillus sp. LMS25 genome encodes:
- the yfkAB gene encoding radical SAM/CxCxxxxC motif protein YfkAB: MQIEQQALSPTNDPWEAYVDIKEYGKPQLTNVEFTTTNLCNMRCEHCAVGYSLLTKDPESLPLQLFIDKLDEIPHLRAFSITGGEPMMSMTSVKEYVAPLLKYAHDRGARTQINSNLTMPLDRYAFITPYLDVLHISHNYGSVDDFVDIGFAVMERKPTRKQREAYFERMVENSQALSKQGVFISAETMLNRRTLPHLEKIHDQIVAMGCSRHEVHPMYPSNFASDLTIANLEDIRQGIHRLLDHRNKKMWMLFGTLPFYACSNNNDDLALLSRLYNTDNVTVRNDPDGRSRLNVSIFDGSIHVTDFASEGSLGSIHDQSLLEAFEKWQGTATAKSLSCHCPAVECLGPNLLVKNAYYSHVDFHKQKAKMSLSRLSNS; encoded by the coding sequence GTGCAAATAGAGCAACAGGCGTTAAGCCCTACTAACGATCCGTGGGAAGCTTACGTTGACATCAAAGAATATGGAAAGCCTCAGCTTACAAATGTGGAGTTTACAACAACTAACCTATGTAATATGAGATGCGAGCATTGTGCTGTCGGTTATTCATTGCTAACGAAAGACCCTGAATCACTCCCTTTACAGCTATTCATTGACAAATTAGATGAAATACCACATCTTCGTGCGTTCAGCATTACAGGTGGAGAACCGATGATGTCAATGACATCTGTTAAAGAGTATGTCGCCCCCCTCCTTAAATACGCCCATGATAGAGGAGCCCGCACACAAATTAATTCGAATTTAACAATGCCGCTAGACAGATACGCCTTTATTACACCTTATTTAGATGTTCTTCATATCTCTCACAACTATGGAAGTGTTGATGATTTCGTTGATATTGGGTTCGCAGTAATGGAACGAAAACCGACTCGGAAGCAGCGTGAAGCTTATTTCGAACGTATGGTAGAGAACAGCCAAGCACTATCAAAGCAAGGCGTCTTCATCTCTGCAGAAACGATGTTAAATCGCCGCACGTTACCTCATCTTGAAAAGATTCATGATCAAATCGTGGCTATGGGGTGTAGTCGACATGAAGTTCATCCTATGTACCCTAGTAATTTTGCCAGTGATTTAACGATTGCTAACCTGGAAGACATTCGCCAAGGAATACATCGTTTACTCGACCATCGTAACAAGAAAATGTGGATGCTGTTTGGGACTCTCCCCTTTTATGCGTGTAGTAACAATAACGACGATCTCGCTTTATTAAGTCGTCTTTACAACACGGACAATGTCACTGTCAGAAATGACCCAGATGGTCGCTCTCGCCTAAATGTCAGTATTTTTGATGGTAGTATCCATGTTACTGACTTTGCTTCAGAAGGGTCTCTCGGAAGTATTCATGATCAATCATTGCTAGAGGCTTTTGAAAAATGGCAGGGAACCGCCACAGCGAAAAGTCTTAGCTGTCACTGTCCAGCCGTTGAATGTCTCGGGCCAAATTTATTAGTCAAAAATGCTTACTATTCTCACGTGGACTTTCACAAACAAAAGGCTAAAATGTCCTTATCACGCCTTTCAAATTCTTGA
- a CDS encoding lipopolysaccharide assembly protein LapB gives MVEEYMINKTFFKTIVDETNQQSPVKSLGQQFYDTQMDETADLSSVRFAQGEVYYHHKDMESAVYKWELVKNELQPWARKNIGDAYYEMGWLREAESTYTSIQSESPVLSVEISLQLLQLYADKNNKDKVHQYIKKALAIDPNYPNVTDIARTFYEDEQDWHKAVELAVRESVRTTTPKWFAILTDYAERGYTTAFAPEYFENVLLAVAHTEQRVLSKLASALWESYYGTPANMAWVQTLNAVTAKITISNEVHWHSLNRLYYKNYLEFMSGSYLLGDLKPLLPEMLNGWIKMTKGSDSVYPAAAILAWNESVSGTLSQETAAAAEDTFTDSVTPSISMENMTALLETILQWADDNDVIVEPKIKWLVSQLWASQGRNILITGGSQSHNTTMLNKLLGEELFKGETATVFVKHGEKPALNAVSADGLAQVEDMNELTANDLIELTWSSSLLKDEDTSLIVAKYSADPTASAGPDFDFVATADDVFYLIDATAERMEKEYERLLAFAEKHRADTVHFVISSTPDRDLKDVTSRINELFTKAHILTVFSNRDANQMVEVIQKEESGEEVTGHTTKYLNVLRSLLSHLLDRRETKENTYKQTIKFNEKLTEHVEAYQAGITERETEKYEELADAYRAIKEEMKSKVWEDVPAFLKETANEIDEESDFKNLHNELNDKMNRKIQLYLSDQLIPDMQTAFNDWLVDAKASMDDLQAYLDNASKTLNNMYGETTVALQMDFQVVTDWKRDLNRMVNRVDLKEINIMNRLKPTQFLLKSAGKLLGNFQQNNQMLYNQYQKYLENDNFEDATTLIIKHVFFEFDLFEKNLKADIRLCVEEAARDLEGHKVEAGAQIKKAQDNLTLMKDHPASFYDPLKIFEIRLQQYQLMSEKNVKFNF, from the coding sequence ATGGTAGAAGAATATATGATTAATAAAACTTTTTTTAAAACGATCGTTGATGAAACAAATCAGCAGTCCCCTGTAAAATCATTGGGACAGCAGTTCTATGACACACAGATGGACGAAACGGCCGACCTGTCTTCTGTAAGGTTTGCCCAAGGGGAAGTGTATTATCATCATAAAGATATGGAGTCCGCTGTTTATAAATGGGAACTTGTAAAGAATGAGCTTCAGCCCTGGGCAAGAAAAAATATTGGGGATGCTTATTATGAAATGGGTTGGTTGAGAGAAGCGGAAAGCACGTACACGTCTATCCAATCGGAAAGTCCCGTGTTGTCAGTTGAAATTTCGTTACAACTTTTGCAATTGTATGCAGATAAAAATAATAAGGATAAAGTCCACCAGTACATTAAAAAGGCACTGGCTATCGACCCGAATTATCCGAATGTAACGGACATTGCCAGGACATTTTATGAAGATGAACAAGACTGGCACAAAGCGGTGGAATTAGCTGTTCGAGAGTCTGTCAGAACAACAACACCTAAATGGTTCGCTATTTTAACTGATTATGCTGAAAGAGGTTATACAACGGCGTTTGCTCCGGAATATTTCGAGAATGTCCTCTTAGCTGTGGCCCATACAGAACAGAGAGTGTTGTCTAAGCTTGCGTCCGCATTATGGGAAAGCTATTACGGAACACCTGCGAACATGGCATGGGTGCAAACCTTAAACGCTGTCACGGCCAAAATCACAATTTCGAATGAGGTCCATTGGCATTCCCTCAACCGTCTCTATTATAAAAACTATTTAGAGTTTATGAGTGGCAGTTATTTGTTGGGCGATCTAAAGCCGCTACTTCCTGAAATGCTTAACGGATGGATCAAAATGACGAAAGGCAGTGACTCGGTTTATCCTGCTGCTGCTATTCTTGCATGGAATGAGAGCGTATCCGGAACTCTCTCTCAAGAAACGGCAGCGGCAGCAGAGGATACATTTACGGACAGCGTCACCCCATCGATAAGTATGGAAAATATGACAGCTCTCCTTGAGACGATCTTACAGTGGGCAGACGATAACGATGTCATCGTGGAGCCGAAAATTAAATGGCTCGTGTCCCAACTATGGGCCTCTCAAGGCAGAAATATTTTGATTACTGGCGGTTCTCAATCCCACAATACAACGATGCTCAATAAATTATTAGGTGAAGAATTGTTTAAAGGCGAGACTGCCACTGTGTTTGTTAAACATGGTGAGAAGCCAGCTTTAAATGCTGTTAGTGCCGACGGCCTTGCCCAAGTGGAAGATATGAACGAGTTAACAGCAAATGATTTAATTGAATTGACATGGTCATCTTCTTTACTAAAAGATGAGGATACCTCTTTAATTGTTGCAAAATATTCTGCTGATCCAACCGCAAGTGCAGGGCCTGATTTCGATTTTGTCGCCACTGCCGATGATGTCTTTTATCTAATTGATGCAACGGCCGAAAGAATGGAAAAAGAGTATGAACGGTTACTTGCGTTTGCCGAAAAACACCGTGCAGACACCGTTCATTTCGTTATTTCTAGTACTCCGGATCGCGATTTGAAAGACGTCACCTCTCGCATAAATGAACTGTTTACAAAAGCGCACATTTTGACTGTGTTTTCGAATAGAGATGCTAACCAAATGGTTGAAGTGATTCAGAAGGAGGAAAGCGGCGAGGAAGTGACCGGCCATACGACAAAATATTTAAATGTCTTGCGATCGTTATTAAGCCATTTACTAGATCGTCGTGAAACGAAAGAAAATACGTATAAACAAACGATTAAATTTAATGAGAAGCTGACAGAGCATGTTGAAGCTTATCAGGCAGGTATTACAGAGAGAGAAACGGAGAAGTACGAAGAATTAGCTGACGCTTACCGGGCTATTAAAGAAGAGATGAAAAGCAAAGTTTGGGAAGACGTCCCTGCTTTTCTTAAAGAAACAGCGAATGAAATAGATGAAGAATCCGATTTTAAGAATTTGCATAATGAACTCAACGACAAGATGAATCGTAAAATTCAACTGTACTTGTCAGATCAACTGATTCCAGATATGCAAACAGCCTTTAATGACTGGTTAGTTGACGCGAAGGCTAGTATGGATGATTTACAAGCTTATTTAGATAATGCCTCTAAAACATTAAATAACATGTACGGTGAAACGACTGTAGCGTTACAAATGGATTTTCAAGTCGTGACGGATTGGAAGCGCGATTTAAATCGTATGGTAAACCGAGTAGACTTAAAAGAGATTAATATTATGAATCGTTTAAAACCGACACAATTTCTTCTTAAAAGCGCAGGGAAGTTGCTTGGCAATTTTCAACAAAACAATCAAATGCTTTATAATCAATATCAAAAATATCTAGAAAATGATAACTTTGAAGATGCAACAACATTGATCATTAAACATGTTTTCTTTGAATTCGATTTATTTGAAAAGAATCTAAAGGCTGACATTCGCTTATGTGTTGAAGAGGCTGCACGTGACTTAGAGGGACATAAAGTGGAAGCAGGCGCTCAAATTAAGAAAGCACAAGACAATCTGACGTTAATGAAAGATCATCCAGCGTCCTTTTATGATCCGCTAAAAATATTTGAGATCAGACTTCAACAGTATCAGTTAATGAGTGAAAAGAATGTTAAATTTAATTTTTAG
- a CDS encoding DNA-3-methyladenine glycosylase, producing MKYGMLVVMEGGVTMEWTHTITGPYNFNQALKRLKIDPLLTLNVVEETLTLPIWVEDNPVTVTVKQLGTFEEPMFHIQVTDYEKVTKQAITEKLTHLFHWDTPLAAIADFFEKTELAPLFQQYRGTPFVCDSQLYGSLMKTIIHQQLNMAFAYTLTERFVKTFGFQHEGAWFYPSPEKVANLESAQLRELQFSQRKAEYVIDTSRMIAEGDLNLDELGQLPNEEVIETLVKIRGIGPWTAENFLMFGLGRMDLFPIQDIGIQNAMKKFYNWEAKPLHAVMLEKSEAWKPYRTYASLYLWESIET from the coding sequence ATGAAATATGGTATGCTTGTAGTGATGGAAGGCGGTGTAACAATGGAATGGACACATACGATTACAGGACCATACAATTTTAACCAAGCATTAAAACGGCTGAAAATTGATCCACTTTTAACATTAAATGTAGTAGAGGAAACGTTAACGCTGCCGATTTGGGTTGAAGACAATCCAGTAACCGTGACAGTGAAGCAATTAGGCACATTCGAAGAGCCGATGTTTCATATACAAGTGACAGATTATGAAAAGGTAACGAAACAGGCGATAACAGAAAAATTGACACATCTGTTTCATTGGGACACACCACTCGCTGCAATTGCTGACTTTTTTGAGAAAACGGAATTAGCACCCCTTTTTCAACAGTATCGCGGAACCCCTTTTGTCTGTGATTCTCAGCTTTACGGGAGCTTAATGAAGACGATTATTCATCAACAGCTCAATATGGCGTTTGCTTATACGTTAACGGAACGGTTTGTGAAAACATTTGGCTTTCAACATGAAGGGGCATGGTTTTACCCTTCCCCGGAGAAAGTGGCGAACCTTGAGTCAGCACAGCTTCGGGAGCTTCAGTTTAGCCAGCGAAAAGCTGAATACGTGATTGATACGTCACGAATGATAGCAGAGGGTGATTTGAACTTAGACGAGCTTGGACAATTACCTAATGAAGAAGTGATCGAGACACTAGTGAAAATCAGAGGGATTGGTCCGTGGACAGCAGAGAACTTTCTCATGTTCGGTCTAGGCAGGATGGACCTCTTTCCCATTCAAGATATTGGGATACAAAACGCCATGAAAAAGTTTTATAATTGGGAAGCAAAGCCGCTTCATGCGGTCATGCTAGAAAAATCAGAGGCATGGAAGCCATATCGAACGTATGCCTCTCTCTATTTGTGGGAGAGCATCGAAACATAG
- a CDS encoding GAF domain-containing protein, which produces MSIATDIASLKIMSDVYKRKELPELLQTTATSLEENVPYIDWVGIYFFEREGKMTLAAASDIEEDLAWEANGELKFPLKNSSNEAVGIMVVRSREAIAFDVTDVSTLETIAHALGEMSFAN; this is translated from the coding sequence ATGTCCATTGCAACTGATATTGCGTCATTAAAAATTATGTCAGACGTATACAAACGAAAAGAGTTACCTGAACTGTTACAAACAACTGCCACCTCTTTAGAGGAGAACGTCCCATATATTGATTGGGTCGGTATTTATTTTTTTGAAAGAGAGGGAAAAATGACGCTTGCTGCGGCTTCAGATATAGAAGAAGACTTAGCGTGGGAAGCGAACGGTGAATTGAAATTCCCATTGAAAAATAGTTCAAATGAAGCTGTCGGCATCATGGTCGTTAGAAGCCGTGAAGCAATCGCTTTCGATGTAACAGATGTATCGACACTTGAAACAATTGCACATGCTCTCGGAGAAATGAGTTTTGCTAATTAA
- a CDS encoding YfkD famly protein: MRQKTPVVTALLICLLIFNTLSSVTAYAESEQETKKSKSGHIPESVIDIAKENTYPNPTQDVPRLQPSKLTSQLLKSTEVRIDNPDLMKMINESTIRSSKIGIGTNISIYLGEWPLSYESEDTMMNWDFEKINTNMVDNRGGTDKKKIQYNQQQQKRIKGGLTAEMPDAEMVKKMMLKEAAEKTKLPLSFSTTIGFGTQTERVYDVAPKTMGYLTAYAPAVNEKGKITYGEVYLKIKRDKVALDVKNVTRQGIGAWIPIQDYINLKLESTKQPR, from the coding sequence GTGAGACAAAAAACGCCTGTTGTAACAGCTCTACTTATATGTTTACTTATATTTAACACTCTTTCCTCTGTCACAGCTTATGCAGAAAGTGAACAGGAAACGAAGAAATCAAAATCTGGTCACATACCGGAATCCGTTATTGACATTGCAAAAGAAAATACGTATCCAAATCCGACTCAGGATGTACCAAGACTCCAGCCAAGCAAACTCACATCACAACTATTAAAATCAACAGAGGTCAGAATCGACAACCCTGATTTAATGAAGATGATTAATGAATCCACCATTAGAAGCTCTAAAATCGGTATTGGAACGAACATATCGATCTACCTTGGTGAATGGCCGCTATCTTATGAATCCGAGGATACCATGATGAACTGGGATTTTGAAAAAATAAACACGAATATGGTGGATAATAGAGGGGGGACAGATAAGAAGAAAATTCAATATAATCAGCAGCAACAAAAACGGATTAAAGGTGGGCTTACCGCTGAAATGCCTGATGCTGAGATGGTTAAAAAAATGATGTTGAAAGAAGCAGCAGAAAAAACGAAACTTCCTTTGAGTTTCTCCACAACTATTGGCTTCGGCACCCAAACGGAACGGGTGTATGACGTGGCGCCAAAGACAATGGGTTACTTGACCGCTTATGCGCCAGCTGTCAATGAAAAAGGAAAGATCACGTATGGTGAAGTATATCTAAAAATAAAGCGAGACAAAGTAGCTTTAGACGTTAAGAATGTGACCCGACAAGGTATTGGGGCATGGATACCTATCCAAGATTACATCAACTTGAAATTGGAATCGACCAAGCAGCCACGTTAG
- a CDS encoding NlpC/P60 family protein, producing MVEHYRVCVAVATLWTSPSTPRECDRKALTSPTEIRDWLKGLSQTERRQLSDDNIIQTQVLYGEKVTLLEKQGDWFKVAATEQPTSKHEIGYPGWLPAIQVIAESQLKADHTDRKMAVIKQPTAFIYTNDGHKMLEVSYQTTFPLINAFDKDELRVLTPHGLRLINKHDATIYPNFAHIPRPKGMDLVKSGEMFLGLPYLWGGISGFGFDCSGFTYTLHKAWGIVIPRDASDQASQGVSIVQTDCQPGDLVFFAKDKGRGPVYHVGLYHGKGCMLHAPSSGKGIEIVVIDETVHRDNICGVKRCY from the coding sequence ATGGTAGAACACTATCGGGTATGTGTGGCAGTGGCGACACTTTGGACGTCACCATCTACACCACGTGAGTGTGACCGAAAAGCACTCACGTCTCCAACTGAAATTCGCGACTGGTTAAAAGGCTTGTCGCAAACAGAAAGACGACAATTGAGTGATGATAATATCATTCAAACCCAAGTGCTCTATGGAGAAAAGGTGACATTATTGGAAAAACAGGGCGATTGGTTTAAGGTGGCTGCCACTGAGCAGCCAACGTCAAAACACGAGATTGGTTATCCAGGATGGCTACCGGCAATTCAAGTGATAGCAGAATCACAGCTAAAAGCCGATCATACTGACAGAAAGATGGCAGTCATTAAGCAGCCAACAGCTTTCATTTACACAAATGATGGACACAAGATGCTTGAAGTGAGTTATCAGACGACATTTCCGTTAATAAACGCTTTCGATAAAGATGAGCTACGTGTTTTGACGCCACATGGGTTGCGCCTCATTAATAAACATGATGCAACGATTTATCCGAACTTTGCCCACATTCCGCGACCAAAAGGCATGGACTTAGTTAAAAGTGGTGAGATGTTTCTTGGATTACCTTATTTGTGGGGCGGGATAAGTGGATTTGGCTTTGATTGTTCTGGCTTTACTTATACACTACATAAAGCGTGGGGCATTGTCATCCCCCGGGATGCCTCAGACCAAGCAAGTCAAGGTGTATCAATAGTGCAAACTGACTGTCAACCAGGAGACCTTGTTTTCTTTGCGAAAGATAAAGGAAGAGGTCCCGTATATCATGTTGGCTTGTACCACGGGAAAGGTTGTATGCTCCATGCCCCTAGTTCAGGAAAAGGAATTGAGATTGTAGTGATTGATGAGACTGTACATCGTGATAACATTTGCGGTGTTAAACGATGTTATTAG
- a CDS encoding LD-carboxypeptidase, whose amino-acid sequence MSTSRHLKSLKVGSTIGIVAPAGQPDKHKLKKATDYLRLTGYQVVYGDAVLHKHGYLAGADEDRAADINTMFQRRDIDAIFCACGGYGSPRIASLLNYNLIKKHPKIFWGYSDITFLHVAIHQLTALTTFHGPMLSSDLGIETRREELNELLFWLQSPATLTYQAVDSLVEGNAYGKLIGGNLSLLVNSLGTPYEVDTNDAVFFIEETDEEPYVIDRLLNQLKQAGKFSQASGILLGHFNDCFAKKGRPSFSLEEVFLHHIVPEGKPVLTGLNVGHCEPNYPMPIGAVCHINTYDKTVVIKNPFAS is encoded by the coding sequence ATGTCTACGTCACGTCATTTAAAATCATTAAAAGTAGGCTCAACCATAGGTATTGTGGCGCCAGCCGGTCAGCCTGATAAGCACAAATTGAAGAAAGCCACTGACTACTTGAGATTGACAGGCTATCAAGTAGTGTATGGTGATGCTGTTCTTCATAAACATGGTTATTTAGCAGGCGCTGATGAAGATCGGGCAGCCGATATTAACACGATGTTTCAACGTCGTGATATTGACGCCATATTTTGTGCCTGCGGGGGATATGGGTCACCAAGAATCGCCTCTCTTTTAAACTATAATCTTATCAAAAAGCACCCTAAAATCTTTTGGGGATACAGTGATATCACCTTTTTACATGTGGCTATTCATCAATTAACGGCATTAACTACTTTCCATGGTCCGATGTTAAGCTCTGACTTAGGAATTGAGACGCGGCGCGAGGAACTTAATGAGCTTCTCTTTTGGCTCCAATCACCGGCCACTCTAACTTATCAAGCAGTAGATAGTCTTGTTGAAGGAAACGCTTATGGAAAACTTATCGGCGGTAATTTATCTTTACTAGTTAATTCACTTGGTACACCTTATGAAGTGGACACAAATGACGCAGTTTTCTTTATTGAAGAAACAGACGAAGAACCGTATGTAATCGACCGATTATTAAATCAGTTAAAGCAGGCAGGGAAATTTTCTCAAGCGTCTGGCATCTTATTAGGTCACTTCAATGACTGTTTTGCCAAAAAAGGGCGTCCTTCTTTTAGCCTTGAGGAGGTATTTCTTCATCATATTGTTCCAGAAGGCAAGCCAGTATTGACAGGTTTAAATGTAGGTCACTGTGAGCCGAATTATCCAATGCCCATCGGAGCGGTATGTCATATAAACACCTATGATAAAACAGTTGTTATAAAAAATCCGTTTGCAAGCTGA
- a CDS encoding SE1561 family protein: MPELEQGKQLKLEVLHERMENLVQLLDSLDPEKTGIDDIDRLIAMLDDLENQCKQYRQQAD; the protein is encoded by the coding sequence ATGCCGGAGTTAGAACAAGGAAAACAATTGAAACTTGAAGTGCTACATGAGAGAATGGAAAATTTAGTTCAGTTACTGGACTCACTAGACCCTGAAAAAACTGGGATAGATGATATTGACCGCCTAATCGCCATGCTTGATGACCTCGAGAATCAATGCAAACAATACCGTCAACAAGCAGATTAA
- the pdaA gene encoding delta-lactam-biosynthetic de-N-acetylase: MVTEMSAQAALSNEEYKWNFKPAKNHEPPTTEPHYQELIDKYGGLYIGDTSKKELYLTFDNGYENGYTADILDTLKDKDVPAAFFVTGHYLSEEKELINRMVNEGHIVGNHSFHHPSLPKVSDDRLIREIRTLEDVYKEVTGRTDMMYLRPPQGTFSERTLAKTAEMGYTNVFWSFAYKDWEIDSQKGSDYAYDKIMARVHPGAVMLLHAVSSDNAEALPRVIDDLKKEGYTFRSLDEWRIKEEMFFH; this comes from the coding sequence ATGGTAACAGAGATGAGCGCTCAGGCGGCGTTAAGTAATGAGGAATATAAGTGGAATTTTAAGCCGGCGAAAAATCATGAGCCGCCTACTACTGAACCACATTATCAGGAGCTCATCGATAAATATGGGGGCTTGTATATTGGTGATACGTCAAAGAAAGAACTCTATTTAACGTTTGATAATGGCTATGAGAATGGCTATACGGCAGACATTTTGGACACATTGAAGGATAAAGATGTACCGGCGGCGTTTTTTGTAACGGGGCATTATTTGTCAGAGGAAAAAGAATTAATTAATCGGATGGTGAATGAAGGGCATATTGTCGGTAATCACTCATTTCACCATCCAAGCCTCCCTAAAGTATCCGATGATCGGCTCATAAGGGAAATCCGGACGCTCGAAGATGTGTATAAAGAAGTCACTGGCCGTACAGATATGATGTATTTACGACCACCACAAGGGACGTTTAGTGAACGAACACTGGCAAAAACAGCGGAAATGGGCTATACGAACGTGTTTTGGTCGTTCGCTTATAAAGATTGGGAGATCGACAGTCAAAAGGGTAGCGATTATGCCTATGATAAAATTATGGCGAGGGTGCATCCAGGAGCTGTCATGTTGCTGCATGCAGTCTCCAGTGATAATGCTGAGGCCCTTCCGAGAGTGATTGATGACTTGAAGAAGGAAGGGTATACATTTAGAAGCCTTGATGAGTGGCGAATTAAAGAGGAAATGTTCTTTCATTAA
- a CDS encoding gamma-glutamyl-gamma-aminobutyrate hydrolase family protein, protein MKPFIGITSSYGDEKTLNTSYDNIDSITQAGGVPVVLPNVPTAEAINVTIGKLDGMLITGGGDIDPHLFNEEPLPNLGLLHPQRDQFEVALLNEAMARNLPILALCRGCQILNIAAGGDMYQDIYSQITKPLLQHTQRAPRSFPFHTIHVTEESLLKKITGKSKYRVNSFHHQAVRRLAEGFHISALSDDGIIEAFESSEHSFVLAVQWHPESMATDGDVPSRKLFSAFMNACQQNMA, encoded by the coding sequence ATGAAGCCATTCATCGGTATAACGTCATCTTACGGAGACGAAAAGACGCTAAATACGTCTTACGATAACATTGATTCCATTACTCAGGCAGGTGGTGTACCAGTCGTATTACCGAATGTACCCACGGCTGAGGCAATTAACGTCACAATCGGAAAACTAGACGGCATGCTAATAACAGGAGGAGGTGACATTGATCCCCATTTATTTAATGAGGAACCTCTTCCAAATTTAGGACTACTTCATCCTCAACGAGATCAATTTGAAGTGGCCTTATTAAATGAGGCGATGGCACGTAATCTCCCCATTTTAGCTCTGTGCCGTGGTTGTCAAATTTTGAACATTGCCGCTGGTGGGGATATGTATCAAGACATTTACAGTCAAATAACGAAACCCCTTCTCCAACATACACAACGAGCTCCGAGGTCTTTTCCCTTTCACACTATCCATGTAACTGAGGAAAGCCTTCTTAAAAAAATTACAGGCAAGTCCAAGTATCGGGTTAATAGTTTCCATCACCAGGCTGTCCGACGACTAGCAGAAGGCTTTCACATTAGTGCATTATCTGACGATGGGATTATTGAAGCGTTCGAAAGTAGTGAGCATTCATTTGTTTTAGCGGTACAGTGGCATCCAGAATCTATGGCAACTGACGGAGACGTGCCATCACGCAAATTATTCTCTGCGTTTATGAATGCCTGTCAGCAAAACATGGCTTGA
- a CDS encoding histidine phosphatase family protein: MTTIYFIRHGQSEANSKGIIQGHAEFPLSELGVRQAELAGEWLANVKFDAIYSSDLGRAMTTAEQIAAHHNLTVQSRTRLREVGLGPLEGKTREEMAIDYPQLKAETLLTSGIQGTEPVENLTERCAHLIERMIDTHPEGTVAAVSHGGLIGILLTYMIAGENWYKMNRPFIIGNTGITKVSISQTGKSEIHYTNRTEHLDIEGNLLHSSTIAY, from the coding sequence ATGACAACAATTTATTTCATCAGACATGGTCAGTCAGAAGCGAATTCCAAAGGGATTATTCAAGGGCACGCGGAATTCCCATTATCCGAATTAGGTGTGCGCCAAGCTGAACTTGCTGGCGAATGGCTCGCAAATGTAAAATTTGATGCTATTTATTCCAGTGATCTAGGTAGAGCCATGACAACAGCTGAGCAGATTGCCGCACATCATAACTTGACCGTCCAATCTAGGACAAGATTGCGGGAAGTGGGTCTTGGCCCCCTAGAAGGGAAAACCCGTGAAGAAATGGCGATAGATTATCCTCAGTTGAAAGCAGAAACGTTACTGACCTCAGGGATTCAGGGGACTGAACCAGTGGAAAACCTAACAGAACGCTGCGCTCACCTAATTGAACGAATGATTGATACTCACCCAGAAGGCACTGTTGCTGCAGTAAGTCATGGCGGCTTAATCGGCATTCTTCTTACGTATATGATAGCTGGTGAAAATTGGTATAAGATGAACCGCCCATTTATAATAGGCAATACAGGGATCACCAAAGTGTCGATCTCCCAAACAGGCAAATCAGAAATTCATTATACGAACCGAACGGAGCATTTAGATATAGAAGGGAATTTGCTCCACAGCTCCACGATTGCTTATTGA